The proteins below come from a single Hirundo rustica isolate bHirRus1 chromosome 6, bHirRus1.pri.v3, whole genome shotgun sequence genomic window:
- the LOC120753621 gene encoding acetyl-coenzyme A synthetase 2-like, mitochondrial: MARLLARTCCFKALSQAPRCPSGLVAARPWSHGPITAYMPEAITFPRSKDHQDLYKVSVEQSDIFWGALGRSRLTWITPFHSVQDCDLCQGRISWFLGGQLNVTVNCLDRHVHVAPDKVALIWERDEPGEEVRVTYRELLELTCRLGNTLKRQGVKQGDRVTIYMPPCPLAVASMLACARIGAVHAVVFAGFSAESLADRIQDAQSETVITVNQGLRGGKIIELKKTVDQAVKKCPGVKRVLVSMRTTSKVPMTALDVPLEEEMMKEDACCEPAVMDSEDMLFLLYTSGSTGKPKGLVHSQAGYLLFAALTHKYVFNYQDRDIFGCVADIGWITGHTYVVYGPLCNGGTTVLFESTPVYPNPGRYWETVERLRINQFYGAPTAIRLLLRYGDEWVKKYDRSSLKLLGSVGEPINKEAWEWYFHVVGETRCPVVDTWWQTETGGICISPRPSNPGAEILPGMAMRPFFGISPSLLDAKGNVLLENDVSGALCISQAWPGMARTIYNDHKRFLETYLTRYPGFFFTGDGVYRTSEGYYQLTGRLDDIINISGHRLGTAEVEDIVTHHVAVAESAVIGYPHEIKGEGAYVFVVLKKDSGYTQETLAAELQELISKKIAKYAAPDYVQVTHRLPKTRSGKIMRRVLRKIVEDKASELGDLTTLDDHEAVQQIIEGHKHLVEQQKRH; the protein is encoded by the exons atggccaggctgctggcCAGGACCTGCTGCTTCAAAGCTCTTTCTCAGGCTCCCAGATGCCCCTctgggctggtggctgccaGACCCTGGAGCCATGGGCCTATCACTGCCTACATGCCTGAAGCCATCACCTTCCCCAGATCCAAGGACCACCAAGATTTGTACAAGGTGTCAGTGGAGCAGAGTGACATCTTTTGGGGAGCTCTAGGAAGGAGCCGGCTCACCTGGATCACCCCTTTCCACTCTGTCCAGGACTGCGACTTGTGCCAGGGCAGAATCTCCTGGTTCCTGGGTGGGCAGCTGAATGTGACAG TGAATTGTCTGGACCGTCACGTCCATGTAGCCCCAGACAAAGTGGCCTTAATCTGGGAGAGGGATGAACCTGGAGAGGAGGTACGGGTGACATACAG ggagctgctggagctgacGTGCCGCCTGGGAAATACCTTGAAACGGCAAGGGGTGAAGCAGGGTGACAGGGTGACAATCTACATGCCCCCGTGCCCACTGGCAGTGGCTAGCATGCTGGCCTGTGCCCGCATCGGGGCCGTGCACGCTGTGGTGTTTGCTGGCTTCAGTGCAGAGTCTCTCGCCGACAGGATCCAGGATG CCCAGTCGGAGACGGTGATTACAGTGAACCAGGGGCTAAGAGGTGGCAAGATTATTGAGCTAAAAAAGACAGTGGACCAAGCTGTGAAGAAGTGCCCTGGAGTGAAACGGGTTCTGGTTTCCATGAGGACCACCAGCAAGGTTCCCATGACAGCTCTAGATGTGCCCCTGGAGGAG GAGATGATGAAGGAGGATGCATGCTGTGAGCCTGCTGTCATGGACAGTGAAGACATGTTGTTTCTTCTCTACACATCAGGCAGTACTGGCAAACCCAAGGGCTTGGTTCATTCCCAAGCTGGTTACTTGCTGTTTGCTGCTCTAACACACAAG tATGTGTTCAACTACCAGGACAGAGACATCTTTGGCTGTGTGGCAGACATCGGCTGGATCACGGGACACACCTATGTGGTCTACGGGCCCCTCTGCAATGGTGGTACCACTGTCCTTTTTGAGAGCACTCCTGTCTATCCTAACCCTG GCCGCTACTGGGAAACAGTAGAGAGGTTAAGAATTAACCAGTTCTACGGGGCGCCCACTGCCATCCGCCTGCTCCTGAGATACGGTGATGAATGGGTGAAGAAGTATGACCGCTCTTCTCTTAAACTGCTTGGCTCAG TGGGGGAACCCATCAACAAGGAGGCGTGGGAATGGTACTTCCACGTGGTCGGCGAGACACGATGCCCGGTAGTGGACACTTGGTGGCAAACTG aaacaggAGGCATCTGTATCTCACCCCGTCCTTCTAATCCTGGGGCTGAAATCCTTCCAGGCATGGCTATGAGACCCTTTTTTGGGATCAGCCCCTCCCTCTTGGATGCCAAG GGAAATGTCCTTCTGGAAAATGATGTCTCTGGAGCTCTTTGCATCTCACAAGCCTGGCCCGGTATGGCACGAACCATTTACAACGACCACAAGAGATTTCTGGAAACTTACCTGACTCGTTATCCAG GATTTTTCTTCACTGGGGATGGTGTGTATCGTACCAGTGAGGGCTACTACCAGCTAACAGGACGGCTGGACGACATCATTAACATCAGTGGACACCGACTGGGCACTGCAGAGGTGGAAGACATTGTG ACTCACCATGTGGCAGTGGCAGAGTCTGCTGTCATTGGCTACCCACATGAGATCAAGGGAGAAG gagcctaTGTGTTTGTTGTGCTGAAGAAAGACAGTGGCTACACACAGGAGACTCTTGCTGCCGAGCTACAGGAGCTCATCTCAAAGAAGATTGCTAAGTACGCAGCTCCAGATTACGTTCAG GTCACACACCGGCTACCCAAGACACGCTCGGGTAAGATTATGCGTCGGGTGCTACGGAAAATTGTGGAGGACAAGGCCAGTGAGCTTGGGGACCTAACTACCCTGGACGACCATGAGGCTGTGCAGCAGATCATAGAGGGACACAAGCACCTTGTGGAGCAGCAGAAGCGCCACTAG
- the ABCD4 gene encoding lysosomal cobalamin transporter ABCD4 isoform X3 — MQGEERAGSRLDGLFLRRFLRLLAVLFPGWPSPSALMFLTLLGVALLEQLVIYQVGVIPSQYYEVLGNKNFSGFKTLTAVAVTLIIVNSTLKSFDKFICNMMYVNWRKSLTEYLHSCYFQGQVYYSLHVLREDIDNPDQRISQDVERFCRQLSSMASKLVISPFTLAYYTYQCFHSTGWLGPVSIFGYFVIGTMINKVLMSPIVSKLVQQEKLEGDFRFKHMQIRVNAEPAAFYRAGRVEHMRTDRRLQRLLETQRELIGKELWLYIGINTFDYLGSILSYVVIAIPIFSGVYGDLSPTELSALVSKNAFVSIYLIGCFSQLIDLCSTVTDVAGYTHRIGELQETLLSLGRKKNGNYSEAKTSWDLDGSHSGEDPVPRDTAFLLEQVTLSVPSSGKLLIKDLSLRISQGNSVMIVGNTGTGKTSLLRVLGGLWESTRGSIRMLTCFGPRGVVFLPQRPFFTDGSLREQVIYPLKEIYPLSGSADDERIVRFLELAGLTDLLARAGGLDEQVDWNWYDILSPGEMQRLSFARLFYLQPKYAVLDEATSALTEEVEHELYRVCLQLGMTLISVGHRPSLEKFHSWILKLHGEGRWELTRCEKKRLPSEEEH; from the exons ATGCAGGGCGAGGAGAG GGCCGGCTCCCGGCTGGACGGGCTGTTCCTGCGGCGGTTCCTGCGGCTCCTGGCCGTGCTCTTTCCTGGGTGGCCCTCCCCGAGCGCCCTCATGTTCCTGACGCTGCTGGGTGTCGCCTTGCTGG agcagctggTTATTTACCAGGTCGGTGTCATCCCCAGCCAGTACTATGAGGTCCTAGGGAACAAGAACTTCTCCGGATTCAAAACATTGACTGCCGTTGCCGTGACTCTGATCATTGTCAACTCCACG CTAAAAAGTTTCGACAAGTTTATCTGCAACATGATGTATGTGAACTGGAGGAAATCCCTCACTGAATACCTCCACAGCTGCTACTTCCAAGGCCAGGTCTACTACAGCCTGCACGTGCTGCGTGAGGACATCGATAACCC GGACCAGCGCATCAGCCAGGATGTGGAGAGGTTCTgcaggcagctcagctccaTGGCCAGCAAGCTTGTCATCTCACCCTTCACACTGGCCTACTACACATACCAGTGCTTTCACAG CACAGGCTGGCTAGGCCCGGTGAGCATCTTCGGGTATTTTGTCATCGGGACGATGATTAACAAAGTGTTGATGAGCCCAATTGTGTCTAAActtgtgcagcaggaaaaactgGAAGGAGATTTCAG GTTCAAGCACATGCAGATTCGTGTCAATGCAGAACCAGCTGCTTTCTACAG GGCTGGGCGAGTGGAGCACATGCGCACAGACCGGaggctgcagaggctgctggagaCCCAGCGGGAGCTGATCGGCAAGGAGCTGTGGCTGTACA TTGGGATCAACACCTTTGATTATCTGGGCAGCATCCTGAGCTACGTGGTCATTGCCATTCCCATCTTTTCTGGGGTCTACGGTGACCTGAGTCCAACAGAGCTCAGTGCCCTTGTCAGCAAG AATGCCTTTGTTTCCATCTACCTCATTGGCTGCTTCAGCCAGCTCATAGATCTCTGCAGCACTGTGACCGATGTAGCTGGCTACACACACAG GATTGGTGAACTGCAGGAGACCTTGCTGAGCCTTGGCAGAAAAAAGAACGGTAACTACTCAGAAGCCAAAACCAGCTGGGATTTGGATGG CAGCCATTCTGGGGAGGACCCAGTGCCAAGGGACACAGCTTTCCTTCTGGAGCAAGTGACACTCTCAGTACCATCCTCTGGCAAGCTGCTTATCAAGGACTTGAGCCTCAGGATCTCACAAGGAAACAGTGTGATGATTGTGGGAAACACTGGTACAGGGAAGACATCTCTCTTGAGGGTCCTTGGAGGACTCTGGGAGAGCACGCGGG GGAGCATCAGGATGCTGACCTGCTTTGGCCCCCGAGGAGTGGTGTTCCTACCGCAGCGGCCCTTCTTCACTGATGGAAGCCTGCGTGAGCAG GTGATCTATCCCCTGAAGGAGATCTATCCACTTTCAG GGTCTGCAGATGATGAGAGGATTGTGCGattcctggagctggctgggctG ACTGATTTGCTGGCAAGGGCTGGAGGACTGGATGAACAGGTGGACTGGAACTG GTATGACATCCTGTCCCCAGGGGAGATGCAGAGGCTCTCATTTGCACGGCTCTTCTACCTCCAGCCAAAATATGCAG TGTTAGATGAAGCCACCAGCGCCTTGACAGAAGAGGTGGAACATGAACTGTACCGTGTGTGCCTTCAGCTGGGGATGACACTGATCAGTGTGGGACACAGACCCAGCCTGGAAAAG TTCCACAGCTGGATTTTGAAGCTTCATGGGGAGGGAAGATGGGAGCTTACTCGATGTGAGAAGAAGCGACTCCCCTCTGAGGAAGAACACTGA
- the ABCD4 gene encoding lysosomal cobalamin transporter ABCD4 isoform X4, which yields MMYVNWRKSLTEYLHSCYFQGQVYYSLHVLREDIDNPDQRISQDVERFCRQLSSMASKLVISPFTLAYYTYQCFHSTGWLGPVSIFGYFVIGTMINKVLMSPIVSKLVQQEKLEGDFRFKHMQIRVNAEPAAFYRAGRVEHMRTDRRLQRLLETQRELIGKELWLYIGINTFDYLGSILSYVVIAIPIFSGVYGDLSPTELSALVSKNAFVSIYLIGCFSQLIDLCSTVTDVAGYTHRIGELQETLLSLGRKKNGNYSEAKTSWDLDGSHSGEDPVPRDTAFLLEQVTLSVPSSGKLLIKDLSLRISQGNSVMIVGNTGTGKTSLLRVLGGLWESTRGSIRMLTCFGPRGVVFLPQRPFFTDGSLREQVIYPLKEIYPLSGSADDERIVRFLELAGLTDLLARAGGLDEQVDWNWYDILSPGEMQRLSFARLFYLQPKYAVLDEATSALTEEVEHELYRVCLQLGMTLISVGHRPSLEKVRQGGSVPCLPRAGEVERVSGEQRGVTKAGGPHCGWTMPL from the exons ATGATGTATGTGAACTGGAGGAAATCCCTCACTGAATACCTCCACAGCTGCTACTTCCAAGGCCAGGTCTACTACAGCCTGCACGTGCTGCGTGAGGACATCGATAACCC GGACCAGCGCATCAGCCAGGATGTGGAGAGGTTCTgcaggcagctcagctccaTGGCCAGCAAGCTTGTCATCTCACCCTTCACACTGGCCTACTACACATACCAGTGCTTTCACAG CACAGGCTGGCTAGGCCCGGTGAGCATCTTCGGGTATTTTGTCATCGGGACGATGATTAACAAAGTGTTGATGAGCCCAATTGTGTCTAAActtgtgcagcaggaaaaactgGAAGGAGATTTCAG GTTCAAGCACATGCAGATTCGTGTCAATGCAGAACCAGCTGCTTTCTACAG GGCTGGGCGAGTGGAGCACATGCGCACAGACCGGaggctgcagaggctgctggagaCCCAGCGGGAGCTGATCGGCAAGGAGCTGTGGCTGTACA TTGGGATCAACACCTTTGATTATCTGGGCAGCATCCTGAGCTACGTGGTCATTGCCATTCCCATCTTTTCTGGGGTCTACGGTGACCTGAGTCCAACAGAGCTCAGTGCCCTTGTCAGCAAG AATGCCTTTGTTTCCATCTACCTCATTGGCTGCTTCAGCCAGCTCATAGATCTCTGCAGCACTGTGACCGATGTAGCTGGCTACACACACAG GATTGGTGAACTGCAGGAGACCTTGCTGAGCCTTGGCAGAAAAAAGAACGGTAACTACTCAGAAGCCAAAACCAGCTGGGATTTGGATGG CAGCCATTCTGGGGAGGACCCAGTGCCAAGGGACACAGCTTTCCTTCTGGAGCAAGTGACACTCTCAGTACCATCCTCTGGCAAGCTGCTTATCAAGGACTTGAGCCTCAGGATCTCACAAGGAAACAGTGTGATGATTGTGGGAAACACTGGTACAGGGAAGACATCTCTCTTGAGGGTCCTTGGAGGACTCTGGGAGAGCACGCGGG GGAGCATCAGGATGCTGACCTGCTTTGGCCCCCGAGGAGTGGTGTTCCTACCGCAGCGGCCCTTCTTCACTGATGGAAGCCTGCGTGAGCAG GTGATCTATCCCCTGAAGGAGATCTATCCACTTTCAG GGTCTGCAGATGATGAGAGGATTGTGCGattcctggagctggctgggctG ACTGATTTGCTGGCAAGGGCTGGAGGACTGGATGAACAGGTGGACTGGAACTG GTATGACATCCTGTCCCCAGGGGAGATGCAGAGGCTCTCATTTGCACGGCTCTTCTACCTCCAGCCAAAATATGCAG TGTTAGATGAAGCCACCAGCGCCTTGACAGAAGAGGTGGAACATGAACTGTACCGTGTGTGCCTTCAGCTGGGGATGACACTGATCAGTGTGGGACACAGACCCAGCCTGGAAAAGGTGAGACAGGGAGGCAGTGTTCCATGCCTCCCTCGTGCTGGTGAAGTAGAGCGGGTCTCTGGCGAGCAGAGGGGCGTGACTAAGGCTGGAGGACCTCACTGTGGGTGGACCATGCCCTTGTAG
- the ABCD4 gene encoding lysosomal cobalamin transporter ABCD4 isoform X2 has translation MQGEERAGSRLDGLFLRRFLRLLAVLFPGWPSPSALMFLTLLGVALLEQLVIYQVGVIPSQYYEVLGNKNFSGFKTLTAVAVTLIIVNSTLKSFDKFICNMMYVNWRKSLTEYLHSCYFQGQVYYSLHVLREDIDNPDQRISQDVERFCRQLSSMASKLVISPFTLAYYTYQCFHSTGWLGPVSIFGYFVIGTMINKVLMSPIVSKLVQQEKLEGDFRFKHMQIRVNAEPAAFYRAGRVEHMRTDRRLQRLLETQRELIGKELWLYIGINTFDYLGSILSYVVIAIPIFSGVYGDLSPTELSALVSKNAFVSIYLIGCFSQLIDLCSTVTDVAGYTHRIGELQETLLSLGRKKNGNYSEAKTSWDLDGHSGEDPVPRDTAFLLEQVTLSVPSSGKLLIKDLSLRISQGNSVMIVGNTGTGKTSLLRVLGGLWESTRGSIRMLTCFGPRGVVFLPQRPFFTDGSLREQVIYPLKEIYPLSGSADDERIVRFLELAGLTDLLARAGGLDEQVDWNWYDILSPGEMQRLSFARLFYLQPKYAVLDEATSALTEEVEHELYRVCLQLGMTLISVGHRPSLEKVRQGGSVPCLPRAGEVERVSGEQRGVTKAGGPHCGWTMPL, from the exons ATGCAGGGCGAGGAGAG GGCCGGCTCCCGGCTGGACGGGCTGTTCCTGCGGCGGTTCCTGCGGCTCCTGGCCGTGCTCTTTCCTGGGTGGCCCTCCCCGAGCGCCCTCATGTTCCTGACGCTGCTGGGTGTCGCCTTGCTGG agcagctggTTATTTACCAGGTCGGTGTCATCCCCAGCCAGTACTATGAGGTCCTAGGGAACAAGAACTTCTCCGGATTCAAAACATTGACTGCCGTTGCCGTGACTCTGATCATTGTCAACTCCACG CTAAAAAGTTTCGACAAGTTTATCTGCAACATGATGTATGTGAACTGGAGGAAATCCCTCACTGAATACCTCCACAGCTGCTACTTCCAAGGCCAGGTCTACTACAGCCTGCACGTGCTGCGTGAGGACATCGATAACCC GGACCAGCGCATCAGCCAGGATGTGGAGAGGTTCTgcaggcagctcagctccaTGGCCAGCAAGCTTGTCATCTCACCCTTCACACTGGCCTACTACACATACCAGTGCTTTCACAG CACAGGCTGGCTAGGCCCGGTGAGCATCTTCGGGTATTTTGTCATCGGGACGATGATTAACAAAGTGTTGATGAGCCCAATTGTGTCTAAActtgtgcagcaggaaaaactgGAAGGAGATTTCAG GTTCAAGCACATGCAGATTCGTGTCAATGCAGAACCAGCTGCTTTCTACAG GGCTGGGCGAGTGGAGCACATGCGCACAGACCGGaggctgcagaggctgctggagaCCCAGCGGGAGCTGATCGGCAAGGAGCTGTGGCTGTACA TTGGGATCAACACCTTTGATTATCTGGGCAGCATCCTGAGCTACGTGGTCATTGCCATTCCCATCTTTTCTGGGGTCTACGGTGACCTGAGTCCAACAGAGCTCAGTGCCCTTGTCAGCAAG AATGCCTTTGTTTCCATCTACCTCATTGGCTGCTTCAGCCAGCTCATAGATCTCTGCAGCACTGTGACCGATGTAGCTGGCTACACACACAG GATTGGTGAACTGCAGGAGACCTTGCTGAGCCTTGGCAGAAAAAAGAACGGTAACTACTCAGAAGCCAAAACCAGCTGGGATTTGGATGG CCATTCTGGGGAGGACCCAGTGCCAAGGGACACAGCTTTCCTTCTGGAGCAAGTGACACTCTCAGTACCATCCTCTGGCAAGCTGCTTATCAAGGACTTGAGCCTCAGGATCTCACAAGGAAACAGTGTGATGATTGTGGGAAACACTGGTACAGGGAAGACATCTCTCTTGAGGGTCCTTGGAGGACTCTGGGAGAGCACGCGGG GGAGCATCAGGATGCTGACCTGCTTTGGCCCCCGAGGAGTGGTGTTCCTACCGCAGCGGCCCTTCTTCACTGATGGAAGCCTGCGTGAGCAG GTGATCTATCCCCTGAAGGAGATCTATCCACTTTCAG GGTCTGCAGATGATGAGAGGATTGTGCGattcctggagctggctgggctG ACTGATTTGCTGGCAAGGGCTGGAGGACTGGATGAACAGGTGGACTGGAACTG GTATGACATCCTGTCCCCAGGGGAGATGCAGAGGCTCTCATTTGCACGGCTCTTCTACCTCCAGCCAAAATATGCAG TGTTAGATGAAGCCACCAGCGCCTTGACAGAAGAGGTGGAACATGAACTGTACCGTGTGTGCCTTCAGCTGGGGATGACACTGATCAGTGTGGGACACAGACCCAGCCTGGAAAAGGTGAGACAGGGAGGCAGTGTTCCATGCCTCCCTCGTGCTGGTGAAGTAGAGCGGGTCTCTGGCGAGCAGAGGGGCGTGACTAAGGCTGGAGGACCTCACTGTGGGTGGACCATGCCCTTGTAG
- the ABCD4 gene encoding lysosomal cobalamin transporter ABCD4 isoform X1 gives MQGEERAGSRLDGLFLRRFLRLLAVLFPGWPSPSALMFLTLLGVALLEQLVIYQVGVIPSQYYEVLGNKNFSGFKTLTAVAVTLIIVNSTLKSFDKFICNMMYVNWRKSLTEYLHSCYFQGQVYYSLHVLREDIDNPDQRISQDVERFCRQLSSMASKLVISPFTLAYYTYQCFHSTGWLGPVSIFGYFVIGTMINKVLMSPIVSKLVQQEKLEGDFRFKHMQIRVNAEPAAFYRAGRVEHMRTDRRLQRLLETQRELIGKELWLYIGINTFDYLGSILSYVVIAIPIFSGVYGDLSPTELSALVSKNAFVSIYLIGCFSQLIDLCSTVTDVAGYTHRIGELQETLLSLGRKKNGNYSEAKTSWDLDGSHSGEDPVPRDTAFLLEQVTLSVPSSGKLLIKDLSLRISQGNSVMIVGNTGTGKTSLLRVLGGLWESTRGSIRMLTCFGPRGVVFLPQRPFFTDGSLREQVIYPLKEIYPLSGSADDERIVRFLELAGLTDLLARAGGLDEQVDWNWYDILSPGEMQRLSFARLFYLQPKYAVLDEATSALTEEVEHELYRVCLQLGMTLISVGHRPSLEKVRQGGSVPCLPRAGEVERVSGEQRGVTKAGGPHCGWTMPL, from the exons ATGCAGGGCGAGGAGAG GGCCGGCTCCCGGCTGGACGGGCTGTTCCTGCGGCGGTTCCTGCGGCTCCTGGCCGTGCTCTTTCCTGGGTGGCCCTCCCCGAGCGCCCTCATGTTCCTGACGCTGCTGGGTGTCGCCTTGCTGG agcagctggTTATTTACCAGGTCGGTGTCATCCCCAGCCAGTACTATGAGGTCCTAGGGAACAAGAACTTCTCCGGATTCAAAACATTGACTGCCGTTGCCGTGACTCTGATCATTGTCAACTCCACG CTAAAAAGTTTCGACAAGTTTATCTGCAACATGATGTATGTGAACTGGAGGAAATCCCTCACTGAATACCTCCACAGCTGCTACTTCCAAGGCCAGGTCTACTACAGCCTGCACGTGCTGCGTGAGGACATCGATAACCC GGACCAGCGCATCAGCCAGGATGTGGAGAGGTTCTgcaggcagctcagctccaTGGCCAGCAAGCTTGTCATCTCACCCTTCACACTGGCCTACTACACATACCAGTGCTTTCACAG CACAGGCTGGCTAGGCCCGGTGAGCATCTTCGGGTATTTTGTCATCGGGACGATGATTAACAAAGTGTTGATGAGCCCAATTGTGTCTAAActtgtgcagcaggaaaaactgGAAGGAGATTTCAG GTTCAAGCACATGCAGATTCGTGTCAATGCAGAACCAGCTGCTTTCTACAG GGCTGGGCGAGTGGAGCACATGCGCACAGACCGGaggctgcagaggctgctggagaCCCAGCGGGAGCTGATCGGCAAGGAGCTGTGGCTGTACA TTGGGATCAACACCTTTGATTATCTGGGCAGCATCCTGAGCTACGTGGTCATTGCCATTCCCATCTTTTCTGGGGTCTACGGTGACCTGAGTCCAACAGAGCTCAGTGCCCTTGTCAGCAAG AATGCCTTTGTTTCCATCTACCTCATTGGCTGCTTCAGCCAGCTCATAGATCTCTGCAGCACTGTGACCGATGTAGCTGGCTACACACACAG GATTGGTGAACTGCAGGAGACCTTGCTGAGCCTTGGCAGAAAAAAGAACGGTAACTACTCAGAAGCCAAAACCAGCTGGGATTTGGATGG CAGCCATTCTGGGGAGGACCCAGTGCCAAGGGACACAGCTTTCCTTCTGGAGCAAGTGACACTCTCAGTACCATCCTCTGGCAAGCTGCTTATCAAGGACTTGAGCCTCAGGATCTCACAAGGAAACAGTGTGATGATTGTGGGAAACACTGGTACAGGGAAGACATCTCTCTTGAGGGTCCTTGGAGGACTCTGGGAGAGCACGCGGG GGAGCATCAGGATGCTGACCTGCTTTGGCCCCCGAGGAGTGGTGTTCCTACCGCAGCGGCCCTTCTTCACTGATGGAAGCCTGCGTGAGCAG GTGATCTATCCCCTGAAGGAGATCTATCCACTTTCAG GGTCTGCAGATGATGAGAGGATTGTGCGattcctggagctggctgggctG ACTGATTTGCTGGCAAGGGCTGGAGGACTGGATGAACAGGTGGACTGGAACTG GTATGACATCCTGTCCCCAGGGGAGATGCAGAGGCTCTCATTTGCACGGCTCTTCTACCTCCAGCCAAAATATGCAG TGTTAGATGAAGCCACCAGCGCCTTGACAGAAGAGGTGGAACATGAACTGTACCGTGTGTGCCTTCAGCTGGGGATGACACTGATCAGTGTGGGACACAGACCCAGCCTGGAAAAGGTGAGACAGGGAGGCAGTGTTCCATGCCTCCCTCGTGCTGGTGAAGTAGAGCGGGTCTCTGGCGAGCAGAGGGGCGTGACTAAGGCTGGAGGACCTCACTGTGGGTGGACCATGCCCTTGTAG
- the ABCD4 gene encoding lysosomal cobalamin transporter ABCD4 isoform X5 has product MASKLVISPFTLAYYTYQCFHSTGWLGPVSIFGYFVIGTMINKVLMSPIVSKLVQQEKLEGDFRFKHMQIRVNAEPAAFYRAGRVEHMRTDRRLQRLLETQRELIGKELWLYIGINTFDYLGSILSYVVIAIPIFSGVYGDLSPTELSALVSKNAFVSIYLIGCFSQLIDLCSTVTDVAGYTHRIGELQETLLSLGRKKNGNYSEAKTSWDLDGSHSGEDPVPRDTAFLLEQVTLSVPSSGKLLIKDLSLRISQGNSVMIVGNTGTGKTSLLRVLGGLWESTRGSIRMLTCFGPRGVVFLPQRPFFTDGSLREQVIYPLKEIYPLSGSADDERIVRFLELAGLTDLLARAGGLDEQVDWNWYDILSPGEMQRLSFARLFYLQPKYAVLDEATSALTEEVEHELYRVCLQLGMTLISVGHRPSLEKVRQGGSVPCLPRAGEVERVSGEQRGVTKAGGPHCGWTMPL; this is encoded by the exons aTGGCCAGCAAGCTTGTCATCTCACCCTTCACACTGGCCTACTACACATACCAGTGCTTTCACAG CACAGGCTGGCTAGGCCCGGTGAGCATCTTCGGGTATTTTGTCATCGGGACGATGATTAACAAAGTGTTGATGAGCCCAATTGTGTCTAAActtgtgcagcaggaaaaactgGAAGGAGATTTCAG GTTCAAGCACATGCAGATTCGTGTCAATGCAGAACCAGCTGCTTTCTACAG GGCTGGGCGAGTGGAGCACATGCGCACAGACCGGaggctgcagaggctgctggagaCCCAGCGGGAGCTGATCGGCAAGGAGCTGTGGCTGTACA TTGGGATCAACACCTTTGATTATCTGGGCAGCATCCTGAGCTACGTGGTCATTGCCATTCCCATCTTTTCTGGGGTCTACGGTGACCTGAGTCCAACAGAGCTCAGTGCCCTTGTCAGCAAG AATGCCTTTGTTTCCATCTACCTCATTGGCTGCTTCAGCCAGCTCATAGATCTCTGCAGCACTGTGACCGATGTAGCTGGCTACACACACAG GATTGGTGAACTGCAGGAGACCTTGCTGAGCCTTGGCAGAAAAAAGAACGGTAACTACTCAGAAGCCAAAACCAGCTGGGATTTGGATGG CAGCCATTCTGGGGAGGACCCAGTGCCAAGGGACACAGCTTTCCTTCTGGAGCAAGTGACACTCTCAGTACCATCCTCTGGCAAGCTGCTTATCAAGGACTTGAGCCTCAGGATCTCACAAGGAAACAGTGTGATGATTGTGGGAAACACTGGTACAGGGAAGACATCTCTCTTGAGGGTCCTTGGAGGACTCTGGGAGAGCACGCGGG GGAGCATCAGGATGCTGACCTGCTTTGGCCCCCGAGGAGTGGTGTTCCTACCGCAGCGGCCCTTCTTCACTGATGGAAGCCTGCGTGAGCAG GTGATCTATCCCCTGAAGGAGATCTATCCACTTTCAG GGTCTGCAGATGATGAGAGGATTGTGCGattcctggagctggctgggctG ACTGATTTGCTGGCAAGGGCTGGAGGACTGGATGAACAGGTGGACTGGAACTG GTATGACATCCTGTCCCCAGGGGAGATGCAGAGGCTCTCATTTGCACGGCTCTTCTACCTCCAGCCAAAATATGCAG TGTTAGATGAAGCCACCAGCGCCTTGACAGAAGAGGTGGAACATGAACTGTACCGTGTGTGCCTTCAGCTGGGGATGACACTGATCAGTGTGGGACACAGACCCAGCCTGGAAAAGGTGAGACAGGGAGGCAGTGTTCCATGCCTCCCTCGTGCTGGTGAAGTAGAGCGGGTCTCTGGCGAGCAGAGGGGCGTGACTAAGGCTGGAGGACCTCACTGTGGGTGGACCATGCCCTTGTAG